ttgcacaccgcaatgaagagtagcccccgctcgccacaactagagaaagcccatgcgcagtgatgaagacccaatgcagcctaaataagtaaattaaatttaattaaaaaaaaccatcaaggactataaaaaaaaaaaagaaatgcttgcaAATCGCTCAGCATATGTGTCAGGGAACACACTCTGCAGCACATAGtaattgttcaataaatgtaGCTACTATTAAGTCCCCAGCAGCTGATGAGGAATATGGCTTGACCATTTTGCCTGCTTTTTACTTATAACTTATAGATATTATGACAACCAATGTTTTCTCAACCATTCTTCCCTCTGAGAGGTGGGGTCATGCTCCTCATGCCATCATCCTGGAGATGAGGAGGTTGGGGAGAAGATGGAGTAGTTATGTCCCTACTCCTTTGTCTTCCCTCCCTTAGCCAGCTGGCTCCCTGGCTGTAGCTCTTCTGAttctccctgctgcctccctgccctctgAAGAAGCCTGTCTCCTCTCTCCAGCTTGGAAAGATCAGCCCCTCCCAGTGAAAATTTTGGGCTTCCCTGACCCTGACTCTCCCCCACATCATCTCCTGTGCTCTGCTCTTTATTTTACAGACAGCTGGGGAAGAGGCCAACATGTGTGATTGTCTTTACACCGTGGAGATGCTAATTCCTGGATGCTCTGCATGTTATGTCACTGTGTAGGAGGCCTCCAGTGCTTTGGCTCCCCCATGTTGTTCTGGATTTGTCTGTGTATGTAGGGGGAAGGCTGAGGATTAGAAATGGCACTCCTTCTTATGATTGAGTCACCTCTCCCCCTGCTCCAGGCAGGATGGCCTTTGGCCTGTAATAAGAAGGAAAATCTACATTGCAGTAATATCCTTGCCCAGGAGAAGCCAATATAGGTTGAGGCTGGAAATCTCAGGTCAACGTCCAGCTGgacactgcggtggcttcttttgttgagaagcatgggctctaggtgcacgggctcagtagttgtgacatacaGGCCtggttgctctgtagcatgtgggatcttcccagaccaggaatcaaactcatgtcccctgcattggcaggtggtttcttaaccactgagccatcagggaagtacccaaaagtatatattttaaagcagaaatggGCTTAGAAAGGAAAGGTAAGGGCCCCCACGGGTGGAAAATAGGACTTTCCATGAAAGAACCAGCCTCTGACCCTAATGAAGTCCTTCTCTGGTCCCTTGCTGCAGATCATGGGACTATTTGCTATGACAACTTGGAAAAAGTGAGGTCTCTAGTTCCCATTCAGTCCCAAAAGACCCCCATAGCAGACCCCCAGTTACAAGGATGCTCCCATGGGTCAATGAAAACAGTCAAACAACCAACTGGCTAGGAAAggtgagaaaaggaaaatcaggagGATAGGAAATTTCCAGATTCTCCAACAGGAGGTTTGGACTCCCAAGTTCAGGAAGGACCACAACAAGCTCTTCTTTGGAGGTCTCCACGTCACGCTAGGAGCTTAACTCCAACTCTAGGCTAAAACACCACCTTCTACCAATTCACTTAGATTTTCCCTTTTGCTACTAAGGTCATTTTGTATATGAAAATGTTGAGCTCCAAAGATGTGAAATGGCTTACCTAAGGTTACACAGCAAGACAGAGGCAAAACCTGCCTTCCAATCCTAACCaatgtttgtttttatccattaTACCATACTGCCTTACTTAAAACCCAACATTTGTTTTTGTCGACTTTAATCTTGCTCCCAGCACCACTCCTAACCCACAGCGGGCTCAGATGCTTCTGGCCAGTGGCAATGGCTGATTTTGCTCTCTGCCCCTCCTTGCTTCCTCCTCCCATCTCATCACCTAGAAATTGTCCTCCTGACCTTGTTTCCTTCTTGAAAAGGGCAATCACAGGTGGGAGAGAAGGAATGCAGTTTGTCCCTGGCCTGAGGTGACTCCAAGCCTGCCTGGCTCTTTTCTGCACACTGCAGAAGATGACCCTCACCAGGAGGGTTTTGGGGTTCATGACAAGTGGGCcaattctcttctccctctggatGCCTTGATGAAGCAGCCTCTTGTTCCTAGCTATGGAGGAACAAAAGGTTATCAGTGGCCTTGATTTAAGAGCCTAAGACCCTGAGATGAAGATTGACGAGTgatcatgaaaaataatttgtggtGGGCAGGAATCCGTAAACTGGGACAACAGCAGCAGCTGAGTCCAAGGGTCAGTGTCTGGGAGTAATTTAGGAAAGTTCGGTGCTGACAGCTGTGTCTGGAGTTGAACGTCATGGCCAAATCAGCTCCTGGGATCCTCGGCTGCTTCAGGCTAATGAAATTCTGGCTCAGGACACAGAGACAGCTGTGGTGTGGCAGAAGTCAGGGCCACTGGGCCCCAGGCTCAGTCTTGCTGTTTCTCAGCTGTGTGGCTTTAGGCAAGTCCttagaaggaggaaaggaaactaACATCTGCTCAGAGAGTGCAGTGCCCTTTCACAAGCGTCACTCTCACTACAGATTAGTGAGAGAGGTAAGGTCTCTTTTTTACATGGGAGGAATCTGAGAATTTGTGAAGGTAACTGAAGTCATTCCAGGCTATTCAGCTGGAAAGTGGGAAGACAGAATTAGGACTCAGAGCTTCTGAGCTCAAGTCCCAGGCTCTTTCCCCTGAGCTTTAGCTTCTTCCTCTGTAAATAATGTACCCACCTCATGAATGAAGTCACACATTGTAGGTTCTAAACTATTCCCTTCTCACAACCTTGGTCCTGAGGAGTTGTGGCCATCTTCTTCTTGGAAATGGAGTAATCTTAAATTTGCCCCTGCTCTCAATCTGGTTTGTGGGTCTAGGCCCCAGGGGGTGCCTCGAAGGGAGGGTATTTGGACTTTGGTTTCCCCTCTACCCCTGTCCCCCGGCCTTCTCCCAACTCCGAAGCCCtggttccctctcctcctcctcctcctcttcggTTTTGGCGGGCGGGCTGACATCAGTGGGTGTTCCCAACTCCAGGCGCCCCTTCCCCCACGGCCCAGGACAGCCCCAACCCCCAGCCTCAGATACTGCGGCGTTGAGAGGCCCTGAgagctcccagccccctccctcttttCGCTACCCACCCCACACTCCCCCACCACCTCgcggagaaagagaaaggacggCTAGAGTTCGGGGAGCGGACGCTCGGAGACCCCGGCGAGTCCTGGGCGCCACGCGGCCGAGCGCAGGAAATGGATCCCGGTTCTGGGGTTACGAGGGGAGCTGTCCAGCCCCGCAGGGTGAGCTAGCAGAAAGGGTGGGCCAACGCCGGCCAGGCGGAGGGAGCGGCGGGCGCCAGGGCCGGGTGGGGCAGCGACTCCCCCTCCAGCCCGCCGGCCCCGGGcgtcgcccccgccccccacgtgGCCGCAGCCGTCCCAGCCCCTGCGAGGAAGCGGCGCGGCTTCCTGCGGCTTGGGACGGGGATATAGGCGCCCCCGCCCGGGCCCGGCTCAGCGCCGCCGCTCCTCCTCGCCTGCTCGCCGCGCGATGGCCTCGCTCCGGGCGGAGCGCGctaccggcggcccgcggcccccCGCGACCGGCGCCGGGCGACCGGCTGCGCTccgcctcctcctgctgctgggcGGTAAGCTCAGCGCCCCGAGGCCGGGGCGGGAGGCGCGGGAGGCCccggaggggagaggggctggacgGCCAAGACCGGAACGGGCCCCGGGGTGCGGGTGCGGACAGCGCTGCTCTTTGGACGGTCCCTGGCCCCACCACGGTGAGGGCGCAGCGCGAGCTGCTTCCCCACGGGGAAAAGCTGGGGTGCCCAGGCCCTGCAGAGAGGTCTTGGGAGGTCTGGAGCTGGCGAGGAGGGAGGGGTTTGGATGTGAGTGGGAAGGAATTGGTGCAGCCCCTCTCTCGGGCACTGAGGCACCCCGTGGGGGCCTGGattgctcctctttctcttctgagaGGAGCCCTGACCTCCAAGCGTCTCAGCCCCCAACTCACACACCTCTTCCTCCAGGCTCCAGATCCCCATCGTCCCATCTCCCTGTCCCTTTTCTGTCCACAGCTGTCCTAAAGccccaggaggccctggctcaGCTTCTTCCCACCCCAGATGACTTAAAGTCAGAAGGCGAGTATCCAGCGACTGTGGGAGGGTGGCCCAGGGcaaggaggagagaggacagTGGGGAGTGTCCCTTTCCCACAAGCCAGGCCCCAAACCCAATTGGTGCCCTTAAAcacttctctgttctctcttgggGTTCCTTGTGGTCTTTCTACCTCTCATCCCACAAAGCCCCCAGCCAGCTCTGAGCTGGCCCACCTCACAGGTAGGTTAGAAGGTCCTGGAAAAAGTGTATGTGGAACTTTTTGCCAGGCTGGGAAGTGATGTGCACATAGAAGGCATTAAACTTTTCCTGAGCTGGGACTGTCCTCAGCCAGGAGTGTCTTGCTTGGGAAAGTTTCTGAGCCTCTCTGGGTAGCTCCCATATATGAAGACAGGAACAGTGGCTCTTCAATGGAAGTATCTGGACCAGAGGTcttggagggtggggaagggctgTGGTCAATGTGCAGCATCTCTGCCCACAGGGAAGACGATGGAGAACTATGTGACAAATATCCAAAGTTGCTGGGATGATTATAAGGTTCAAATGGACTCTATCGAAAAGGATTGGTGTGACTGGGCCCTGATTAGCAGGTAGGGGCAGTGCTGGAGGGCggctggggccagggctggggcttgCTCCTTGTGGGCCTTGAGTGAGCATGGGGAAGTCTGACTTTTGGGCCCAACCCTTCCCTCATTCTAGTCCTCTCCTGTCCCCAGGCCTTACAGCATCCTTCGAGACTGCttggaaaggaaagcagaagatTTTGGCCTGGGCTTCCCTAATCCCTGGGCAGAACAGATCATCTTTGATACTCACCACATCCACTTTGCCAACTGCTCCCTGGTGCAGCCCACCTTATCAGACCCCCCAGAGGATGTGCTCCTGGCCATGATCATAGCCCCCATCTGCCTCATCCCCTTCCTTGTCACCCTCGTGGTGTGGAGGAGTAAAGACAATGAAGCCCAGACCTAGGGTGGCATGAGCTCTTCAGCAGCCATCTTACTCCTTTCCTCTGCCACCACCaggtctctccc
The DNA window shown above is from Hippopotamus amphibius kiboko isolate mHipAmp2 chromosome 17, mHipAmp2.hap2, whole genome shotgun sequence and carries:
- the RAMP2 gene encoding receptor activity-modifying protein 2, which produces MASLRAERATGGPRPPATGAGRPAALRLLLLLGAVLKPQEALAQLLPTPDDLKSEGKTMENYVTNIQSCWDDYKVQMDSIEKDWCDWALISRPYSILRDCLERKAEDFGLGFPNPWAEQIIFDTHHIHFANCSLVQPTLSDPPEDVLLAMIIAPICLIPFLVTLVVWRSKDNEAQT